In Leptodesmis sichuanensis A121, the following are encoded in one genomic region:
- a CDS encoding ribonuclease H-like domain-containing protein translates to MTANSFQIFDRDLTEAQLSSYLQAEAIAVDTETMGLLPQRDRLCLVQICDPRDQVSVVRIERGQTQAPHLKQLMEAPNVLKIFHFARFDVATLKYHLGIQVNPIFCTKIASKLARTYSPKHGLKDLVMELEGVELDKSAQSSDWGNAANLSDEQLRYASNDVRYLLSAREKLVRMLQREERWELAQDCFQCLPTIVKLDLMQYQGIFEH, encoded by the coding sequence ATGACTGCTAATTCCTTCCAAATTTTCGATCGCGACCTGACCGAGGCCCAACTATCCAGTTATCTACAAGCAGAGGCGATCGCTGTTGATACTGAGACAATGGGGTTGCTGCCTCAGCGCGATCGCCTTTGCCTGGTACAGATTTGCGATCCCAGGGATCAGGTGAGTGTGGTGCGAATTGAGCGGGGGCAGACGCAGGCTCCCCATCTGAAACAGTTAATGGAAGCCCCCAACGTCTTGAAAATCTTTCACTTTGCCCGGTTCGATGTCGCCACATTGAAATATCACCTGGGAATTCAGGTGAATCCCATTTTTTGTACCAAGATTGCCAGCAAGTTAGCCCGCACCTATTCCCCCAAACACGGCTTAAAAGACCTGGTGATGGAATTGGAAGGTGTGGAGTTGGACAAAAGTGCCCAAAGCTCAGACTGGGGAAATGCGGCTAATCTCTCTGACGAACAACTGCGGTATGCCTCCAACGATGTGCGGTATCTGCTGTCTGCTCGTGAAAAGCTGGTCAGAATGCTGCAACGGGAAGAGCGCTGGGAACTGGCCCAGGATTGTTTTCAGTGCCTGCCAACGATCGTCAAGCTGGACTTAATGCAGTATCAGGGCATTTTTGAGCATTAA
- a CDS encoding glycosyltransferase family 4 protein — protein MDSPISINLAFLPVRPTGLATYAINLLPYLQDLDPTLFIAEPREGFTCYPVPPNMTHEQGRKGHFSRLLWTQFQLPALYRQVRSRLLFSPVPEAPLFSDCRFVVTVHDLIPLRFFKKFTPLWSYQKYYMPQVLKQAEHILCNSSATAQDIVNFFGIPARKITPILLAHDAANFRWLDLPTRNYFLYLGRNDPYKNLHRLISAFASLPQRSDYELWFAGPRDERYTEALTEHIEDLGLTNQVKFLSYVPYSELPVILNQAIALVMPSLWEGFGLPVLEAMACGTPVITSNLSALPEVTGDAALLVDPYNETAIAQAMQQVIEDSGLRSHLRQAGLARASQFSWAKTGQKTIEVLEECGVGV, from the coding sequence TTGGACAGCCCAATCTCTATTAATCTGGCCTTTTTACCTGTTAGACCGACGGGATTAGCGACCTACGCCATTAACTTGTTGCCCTATCTACAAGATTTGGATCCCACCTTATTCATTGCCGAACCCCGCGAGGGATTCACCTGTTACCCTGTTCCTCCCAACATGACCCACGAACAGGGGCGCAAAGGACACTTTTCTCGCTTACTGTGGACTCAGTTCCAACTTCCGGCTTTGTATCGTCAGGTACGATCGCGCCTGTTATTTTCCCCCGTTCCCGAAGCGCCACTGTTCTCCGATTGCCGTTTCGTCGTCACCGTCCACGATCTGATTCCCCTGCGCTTCTTTAAGAAATTCACACCTCTGTGGTCTTACCAGAAGTACTATATGCCCCAGGTTCTGAAGCAGGCGGAACACATCCTCTGCAATTCCAGTGCCACCGCTCAGGATATTGTGAATTTTTTCGGTATTCCCGCCCGCAAAATTACTCCCATTCTGCTGGCCCATGATGCGGCCAATTTCCGCTGGCTGGATTTGCCCACGCGCAATTATTTCCTCTACCTGGGCCGCAATGATCCCTACAAAAACCTGCACCGCCTGATCTCTGCCTTCGCCTCTTTACCCCAACGGTCAGACTACGAACTCTGGTTCGCAGGCCCACGGGACGAACGGTACACAGAGGCATTGACCGAACACATTGAGGACCTGGGTTTAACAAACCAGGTAAAATTCCTCAGCTACGTCCCCTACTCTGAATTGCCCGTCATTCTGAATCAGGCGATCGCCCTGGTGATGCCCAGTCTCTGGGAAGGATTTGGCCTGCCCGTCCTGGAGGCGATGGCCTGCGGTACACCTGTCATTACCTCCAACCTATCCGCCTTACCGGAAGTGACCGGAGACGCGGCTCTACTCGTAGATCCCTACAATGAAACGGCGATCGCCCAGGCCATGCAGCAGGTAATTGAGGATTCTGGGCTGCGATCGCACTTGCGACAGGCGGGTCTAGCCAGAGCCAGTCAGTTTAGTTGGGCCAAAACTGGACAGAAAACGATCGAGGTTCTTGAAGAATGCGGAGTTGGGGTTTAA
- a CDS encoding glycosyltransferase family 2 protein produces the protein MIYLITVNYQSRDLIARLLASVELSSSEYQFIIVNNSPEDQAVQTLAGDRVHLLKAGQNLGFGGGCNLALQWVYERDPGAIAWLINPDTLLPKGMLETATQFCLNHPELSILGTVILEPDGAVWFAGGEFNPMTGRIVAQTDDRPLTAAVYQETPWVTGCSLLLNLRNFPICPYFDQEFFLYYEDFDFCRRYAQQGHRIGVTQHIQVIHAPSSITSRHPALKVQHSTYSYLLALERHTSRWVLGYRLGRILGRALRVSMTEPETAIAIIKGVVRYGKRVSGFGQPNLY, from the coding sequence GTGATTTATCTGATTACGGTTAATTACCAATCCAGGGATCTGATTGCTCGTTTGTTAGCTTCTGTTGAGCTTAGCTCTAGTGAATATCAGTTCATCATCGTGAATAATTCGCCAGAGGATCAGGCGGTGCAGACTCTGGCTGGCGATCGCGTCCATCTTCTGAAAGCAGGACAGAATCTGGGATTCGGGGGTGGCTGCAATCTGGCCTTGCAATGGGTATATGAGCGAGATCCAGGAGCGATCGCCTGGTTGATCAATCCTGACACGCTGTTACCGAAAGGAATGCTGGAAACGGCCACTCAATTTTGCCTGAATCATCCAGAGCTTTCGATTTTGGGTACGGTAATTTTGGAACCGGATGGAGCCGTCTGGTTTGCAGGAGGTGAGTTTAATCCCATGACAGGCCGAATTGTGGCTCAAACGGATGATCGGCCTCTGACTGCCGCAGTTTACCAGGAAACTCCCTGGGTAACTGGATGCAGTTTACTGCTCAATCTCCGTAACTTTCCCATCTGCCCCTACTTTGATCAGGAGTTCTTCCTGTATTACGAAGATTTCGATTTCTGTCGGCGCTACGCTCAGCAAGGTCATCGGATTGGCGTGACGCAGCACATCCAGGTCATTCACGCTCCCTCATCCATCACCAGTCGCCATCCCGCTTTGAAAGTTCAACACAGCACCTACAGTTATTTGCTGGCGCTAGAACGGCACACCTCACGCTGGGTTTTGGGCTATCGACTGGGCCGCATTCTGGGTCGCGCCTTGCGGGTCAGCATGACAGAACCAGAAACGGCGATCGCTATAATCAAGGGTGTGGTGCGTTATGGGAAGCGAGTGAGCGGTTTTGGACAGCCCAATCTCTATTAA